In Sphingomonas sp. LR60, the following are encoded in one genomic region:
- a CDS encoding acyl-CoA thioesterase, with translation MSASELQQAPTIRVSAMPADANAYGDIFGGWLMSLMDSAAGLTAARRARGRAVTIAMDGMQFHAPVHVGDEVSVYTKIERVGRTSIAIQVESWARDRHGEESRKVTEARFTFVAIDEDRRPREVPPAA, from the coding sequence ATGAGCGCGAGCGAACTGCAACAGGCGCCGACGATCCGCGTCTCGGCAATGCCCGCCGATGCCAATGCGTACGGCGATATCTTCGGCGGCTGGCTGATGAGCCTGATGGACTCGGCGGCCGGACTCACCGCGGCGCGGCGCGCACGCGGGCGCGCGGTGACGATCGCGATGGACGGAATGCAATTCCACGCTCCCGTCCATGTCGGCGACGAAGTGTCGGTCTACACGAAGATCGAACGCGTCGGACGTACCTCGATCGCGATCCAGGTCGAAAGCTGGGCGCGCGACCGGCACGGCGAGGAATCGCGCAAGGTCACGGAAGCGCGCTTCACCTTCGTCGCGATCGACGAGGACCGTCGCCCCCGCGAAGTGCCGCCGGCGGCGTAA
- the lpdA gene encoding dihydrolipoyl dehydrogenase, which produces MADTYDLIVLGSGPGGYVAAIRGAQLGLKVAIVERERLGGICLNWGCIPTKALLRTSEIYHYMTHAGDYGLKAENIGFDLAKIVDRSRKVSGQLNAGVKGLMKKNKITVVEGFGTITAKGKLSVKQGNGTVDLEAKHILVATGARARDLPFAKADGKRIWTYRHAMVPEAMPTKLLVIGSGAIGVEFASFYNDMGADVTIVEMLPRILPVEDEEVSAFMEKRLTKDGIKIVTGAALEKIDTGADGVKATIKGKDGKSTTEDYSHVIVAIGIVPNTEEIGLEKLGVTTERGHIKVDGFGRTNVEGIYAIGDVTGAPWLAHKASHEGIVCVEKLAGGNPHAFETWNIPGCTYSRPQVASVGLTEAKAKETGRDVKVGKFPFIGNGKAIALGEADGFIKTVFDAKTGELLGAHMVGAEVTELIQGYVVARQLETTEHELMETVFAHPTLSEMMHESVLGAYGRAIHF; this is translated from the coding sequence ATGGCTGACACCTACGACCTTATCGTTCTCGGCTCCGGCCCCGGCGGCTATGTCGCCGCGATCCGCGGCGCGCAGCTCGGCCTGAAGGTCGCGATCGTCGAGCGCGAACGGCTCGGCGGGATCTGCCTCAACTGGGGCTGCATTCCGACCAAGGCGCTGCTGCGCACCTCCGAAATCTATCATTATATGACCCACGCGGGCGATTACGGGCTCAAGGCCGAGAATATCGGCTTCGATCTCGCCAAGATCGTCGATCGCAGCCGCAAGGTCTCCGGCCAGCTCAATGCCGGCGTCAAGGGCCTGATGAAGAAGAACAAGATCACGGTGGTCGAAGGCTTCGGCACGATCACGGCCAAGGGCAAGCTGTCGGTCAAGCAGGGCAACGGCACCGTCGATCTGGAGGCCAAGCACATCCTCGTCGCGACCGGCGCCCGCGCCCGCGACCTGCCGTTCGCCAAGGCCGACGGCAAGCGCATCTGGACCTATCGCCACGCGATGGTGCCCGAGGCAATGCCGACCAAGCTGCTGGTGATCGGCTCGGGCGCGATCGGCGTCGAGTTCGCGAGCTTCTACAACGACATGGGCGCGGACGTGACGATCGTCGAGATGCTCCCGCGCATCCTGCCGGTCGAAGACGAGGAAGTCAGCGCCTTCATGGAAAAGCGCCTGACCAAGGACGGGATCAAGATCGTCACCGGTGCCGCGCTCGAGAAGATCGACACCGGCGCTGACGGCGTGAAGGCGACGATCAAGGGCAAGGACGGCAAGTCCACCACCGAAGACTATAGCCACGTCATCGTCGCGATCGGCATCGTCCCCAACACCGAGGAGATCGGGCTGGAGAAGCTGGGCGTCACCACCGAGCGCGGCCATATCAAGGTCGACGGCTTTGGGCGCACGAACGTCGAGGGTATCTACGCGATCGGCGACGTCACCGGCGCGCCGTGGCTGGCGCACAAGGCGAGCCACGAAGGCATCGTCTGCGTCGAGAAGCTGGCGGGCGGCAACCCGCACGCGTTCGAGACGTGGAATATTCCGGGCTGCACCTACAGCCGCCCGCAGGTGGCGAGCGTCGGACTGACCGAGGCGAAGGCGAAGGAAACGGGCCGCGACGTCAAGGTCGGCAAATTCCCGTTCATTGGCAACGGCAAGGCGATCGCGCTGGGCGAGGCGGACGGCTTCATCAAGACCGTCTTCGACGCCAAGACCGGCGAACTGCTCGGCGCACACATGGTCGGCGCGGAAGTGACCGAGTTGATCCAGGGCTATGTCGTCGCGCGCCAGTTGGAGACGACCGAGCACGAGCTGATGGAAACGGTGTTCGCGCACCCGACGCTCAGCGAGATGATGCACGAGAGTGTGCTGGGCGCCTACGGCCGCGCGATCCACTTCTAG